The Micromonospora sp. NBC_00421 genome contains a region encoding:
- a CDS encoding M23 family metallopeptidase produces the protein MPGTVIRHRRRTRRGRALVGAGALVALALAGISAIALDGGDAGEPATVALDARAQSEAAARADAATRADRSAREPAAPVSPTVGPTSASPIPTVAPTKRAPARPKVATKPKVVAKKTATPKPKPKPSWVIPMAGAEITSCYGQRGGALHAGIDFALPAGTPIHAAAAGTVVKAGDVGDGYGVSVFLDHGNGYLTHYAHQSSLKVAVGDRVGVGEVIGYEGSTGDSTGPHLHFEVHQGQMWNQIDPAPFLRARGIDVAC, from the coding sequence ATGCCCGGCACCGTGATCCGGCACCGACGCCGGACCCGGCGTGGACGCGCCCTCGTCGGTGCCGGCGCACTGGTCGCCCTGGCCCTGGCCGGGATCTCGGCGATCGCCCTCGACGGCGGCGACGCCGGTGAGCCGGCGACCGTAGCGCTCGACGCCCGGGCCCAGTCGGAGGCCGCGGCGCGGGCCGACGCCGCCACCCGGGCCGACCGGTCCGCCCGGGAGCCGGCCGCCCCGGTCAGCCCCACCGTCGGGCCGACCTCCGCCAGCCCCATCCCGACGGTCGCGCCGACGAAGAGGGCCCCCGCCAGGCCGAAGGTCGCCACGAAGCCGAAGGTCGTCGCGAAGAAGACGGCCACACCGAAGCCGAAGCCGAAGCCGTCCTGGGTGATCCCCATGGCGGGAGCCGAGATCACCTCCTGCTACGGCCAACGGGGGGGTGCCCTGCACGCCGGCATCGACTTCGCCCTGCCGGCCGGCACCCCGATCCACGCCGCCGCGGCAGGAACGGTGGTCAAGGCGGGCGACGTCGGGGACGGCTACGGCGTCTCGGTCTTCCTCGACCACGGCAACGGCTACCTGACCCACTACGCCCACCAGAGCAGCCTGAAGGTCGCCGTCGGCGACCGGGTCGGCGTCGGCGAGGTGATCGGCTACGAGGGTTCCACAGGTGACTCCACCGGCCCCCACCTGCACTTCGAGGTGCACCAGGGGCAGATGTGGAACCAGATCGACCCGGCGCCGTTCCTGCGCGCCCGGGGCATCGACGTGGCCTGCTGA
- a CDS encoding ABC transporter permease, with amino-acid sequence MGRYLLRRLLQLVPVFIGTTFMIYALVWAVPGDPFAGKCGERRCPQNYIDFMTAKYHLDENVFVQYAIYMQNLLKGDFGQTYSGQSINDIIATAYPNTLKLALVALVIEAVIGLTAGVLTGLRRNGFLDNLVLVSTLFLIALPVFVVGFVLQWLFGVQWGIVKPTVSSEMLLSELIIPGFVLGSASTAYIARVARTSIAENRRADYVRTAIAKGLPMRRVVGVHLLRNSLIPVVTLLGTDLGALMGGAIVTEGIFSINGIGRQVYRAIVTKESATVVSIVVVLVLVYLLMNLLVDLLYAALDPRIRYE; translated from the coding sequence ATGGGCCGCTATCTCTTGAGACGGCTGCTCCAACTGGTGCCGGTGTTCATCGGCACCACGTTCATGATCTACGCGCTCGTCTGGGCCGTGCCGGGCGACCCGTTCGCGGGCAAGTGTGGCGAGCGGAGATGCCCGCAGAACTACATCGACTTCATGACCGCCAAGTACCACCTCGACGAGAACGTCTTCGTCCAGTACGCGATCTACATGCAGAACCTCCTCAAGGGCGACTTCGGGCAGACGTACAGCGGCCAGTCGATCAACGACATCATCGCGACGGCGTACCCCAACACGCTGAAGCTCGCCCTGGTGGCCCTGGTCATCGAGGCGGTCATCGGTCTCACCGCAGGCGTGCTCACCGGCCTGCGCCGCAACGGCTTCCTGGACAACCTGGTGCTGGTCTCCACGCTGTTCCTGATCGCGCTGCCGGTCTTCGTGGTCGGCTTCGTGCTGCAGTGGCTCTTCGGCGTGCAGTGGGGCATCGTCAAGCCGACCGTCTCCAGCGAGATGCTCCTCTCCGAATTGATCATCCCCGGCTTCGTGCTGGGCAGCGCGTCGACGGCGTACATCGCCCGGGTGGCACGGACGAGCATCGCCGAGAACCGGCGGGCCGACTACGTGCGTACCGCGATCGCCAAGGGTCTGCCGATGCGCCGGGTGGTCGGGGTGCACCTGCTGCGCAACTCGCTGATCCCGGTGGTCACCCTCCTCGGCACCGATCTCGGTGCCCTGATGGGCGGTGCCATCGTCACCGAGGGCATCTTCAGCATCAACGGGATCGGCCGGCAGGTCTACCGGGCGATCGTCACCAAGGAGAGCGCTACCGTTGTCTCCATCGTGGTGGTGCTGGTGCTGGTCTACCTGCTGATGAACCTGCTGGTCGATCTGCTCTACGCCGCCCTGGACCCGAGGATCCGTTATGAGTGA
- a CDS encoding ABC transporter ATP-binding protein: MLVSEQSAPGADGPGRPAGRLLEVDDLRVEFRTRDGVAKVINGVTYHVDAGETLAVLGESGSGKSVTAQTVMGILDMPPGFVTGGQVRFHGKDMLTMSAEERRRIRGEGIAMIFQDSLSALNPVFTVGFQIAEQFRVRRGMSRADAKKRAIEMLDQVKIPNAKGRFSNFPHQFSGGMRQRAMIAMSLALDPEVLIADEPTTALDVTVQAQIMDLLGELQRERRMGMVLITHDLGVVADVADRIAVMYAGRIVEEADVYDLYAKPAHPYTHGLLNSIPRLDEKGQELRTIKGLPPNLMNIPPGCPFNPRCPMAQPVCREKLPPLLQIRPGRASACHFAEELVNRD; the protein is encoded by the coding sequence ATTCTCGTTTCCGAGCAGTCCGCGCCCGGCGCCGACGGACCCGGCCGCCCTGCGGGCCGGCTGCTCGAGGTCGACGACCTGCGGGTGGAGTTCCGCACCCGGGACGGCGTCGCCAAGGTCATCAACGGAGTCACGTACCACGTCGACGCGGGGGAAACCCTCGCCGTGCTCGGCGAGTCCGGCTCCGGCAAGAGCGTCACCGCGCAGACCGTCATGGGCATCCTGGACATGCCGCCGGGCTTCGTCACCGGTGGTCAGGTCCGCTTCCACGGCAAGGACATGCTCACTATGTCCGCCGAGGAGCGCCGCCGCATCCGCGGCGAGGGCATCGCGATGATCTTCCAGGACTCGCTCTCCGCGTTGAACCCGGTCTTCACCGTCGGGTTCCAGATCGCCGAGCAGTTCCGGGTCCGGCGCGGGATGAGCCGCGCGGACGCCAAGAAGCGCGCGATCGAGATGCTCGACCAGGTCAAGATCCCGAATGCCAAGGGTCGGTTCAGCAACTTCCCGCACCAGTTCTCCGGCGGTATGCGGCAGCGCGCGATGATCGCGATGTCGCTCGCGCTGGACCCGGAGGTGCTGATCGCGGACGAGCCGACCACCGCGCTGGACGTGACCGTGCAGGCCCAGATCATGGACCTGCTCGGCGAGCTCCAGCGGGAACGCCGGATGGGCATGGTCCTGATCACCCACGACCTCGGCGTGGTCGCCGACGTCGCGGACCGGATCGCGGTCATGTACGCCGGCCGGATCGTCGAGGAAGCCGACGTCTACGACCTGTACGCCAAGCCGGCGCACCCGTACACCCACGGTCTGCTCAACTCGATCCCCCGGCTCGACGAGAAGGGGCAGGAGCTCCGGACGATCAAGGGCCTGCCACCGAACCTGATGAACATCCCGCCGGGCTGCCCGTTCAACCCGCGGTGCCCGATGGCGCAGCCGGTGTGCCGCGAGAAGCTCCCCCCGCTGCTGCAGATCCGCCCCGGCCGGGCCAGCGCCTGCCACTTCGCCGAGGAGCTGGTGAACCGTGACTGA
- the pcrA gene encoding DNA helicase PcrA, with protein MHPLFDIPASPPAPEPASVPPRRPGPARRLDPQELVEGLNSPQRDAVTHSGSPLLIVAGAGSGKTRVLTHRIAYLLAARDVHPGEIIAITFTNKAAGEMKERVAHLVGPRARLMWVSTFHSACVRILRAEHEHAGLKSTFSIYDADDSRRLMQLVARELDLDPKRYPARGLAAQVSNLKNELVDPEEFAGRAKGPNERALAESYTLYQRRLREAHALDFDDLIMTTVHLLQSHPHVAESYRRRFRHVLVDEYQDTNHAQYTLIKELVAGTEGIAPAELCVVGDADQSIYAFRGATIRNILEFERDFTDARTILLEQNYRSTQTILNAANAVIDRNTSRKPKRLWSDAGAGEQIVGYVADTEHAEADWVGREVDRLVDAGETRPADVAVFYRTNAQSRVFEEVFIRVGLPYKVVGGVRFYERKEVRDALAYLRAVVNDDDTVSLRRVLNTPRRGIGDRAEACVEALSSRDRISFGAALRRARDAPGISTRAANSIGEFVALLDDARELAEEGTPEDVLEALLTRSGYLTELEESLDPQDAGRVDNLQELVSVAREYTERIEALGEDGERATLAGFLEQVALVADADQIPSDDPDHQGVVTLMTLHTAKGLEFPVVFLTGLEDGVFPHLRSLGDTRELEEERRLAYVGITRARQRLYLSRAVTRSAWGQPSYNPPSRFLEELPPELVRWERTEGTYTSWAGGGGGVGGRADRASGGRGGFTGGTPRAAELAKRIGVDASRLATASELPQGPKVSAGDRVNHQRYGLGRVLAVEGHGPSARAQIDFGDQTMWLVLRHAPLDKL; from the coding sequence ATGCATCCTCTCTTCGACATCCCCGCGTCCCCGCCCGCGCCCGAGCCCGCGTCGGTTCCGCCGCGTCGGCCCGGCCCGGCCCGCCGCCTCGACCCGCAGGAGCTGGTGGAGGGCCTGAACAGCCCGCAGCGGGACGCGGTCACCCACTCCGGCTCACCACTGTTGATCGTGGCCGGGGCCGGCTCCGGCAAGACCCGGGTGCTCACCCACCGGATCGCCTACCTGCTCGCCGCGCGGGACGTCCACCCCGGCGAGATCATCGCGATCACCTTCACCAACAAGGCCGCCGGTGAGATGAAGGAGCGGGTGGCCCACCTGGTCGGCCCGCGCGCCCGGCTGATGTGGGTGTCGACGTTCCACTCCGCCTGCGTACGCATCCTGCGCGCCGAGCATGAGCATGCCGGTCTGAAGTCGACCTTCTCCATCTACGACGCCGACGACTCCCGTCGGTTGATGCAACTGGTCGCCCGGGAGCTGGATCTCGACCCGAAGCGCTACCCGGCCCGGGGGCTGGCCGCCCAGGTGTCCAACCTGAAGAACGAGCTGGTCGACCCGGAGGAGTTCGCCGGCCGGGCGAAGGGGCCCAACGAGCGGGCCCTGGCCGAGTCGTACACGCTCTACCAACGGCGGCTGCGCGAGGCGCACGCGTTGGACTTCGACGATCTGATCATGACGACGGTGCACCTGCTCCAGTCGCACCCGCACGTCGCGGAGAGCTACCGTCGCCGGTTCCGGCACGTCCTGGTCGACGAGTACCAGGACACCAACCACGCGCAGTACACCCTGATCAAGGAGCTGGTCGCCGGCACCGAGGGGATCGCGCCGGCCGAGCTGTGCGTGGTCGGCGACGCCGACCAGTCGATCTACGCGTTCCGGGGTGCGACGATCCGCAACATCCTGGAGTTCGAGCGGGACTTCACCGATGCCCGGACGATCCTGCTGGAGCAGAACTACCGCTCCACCCAGACCATCCTCAACGCGGCCAACGCGGTGATCGACCGGAACACCTCCCGCAAGCCGAAGCGGCTGTGGAGCGACGCCGGGGCGGGCGAGCAGATCGTCGGCTACGTCGCCGACACCGAGCACGCCGAGGCCGACTGGGTGGGCCGGGAGGTCGACCGGCTGGTCGACGCGGGGGAGACCCGCCCCGCCGACGTCGCCGTCTTCTACCGCACCAACGCCCAGTCCCGGGTCTTCGAGGAGGTGTTCATCCGGGTCGGCCTGCCCTACAAGGTGGTCGGCGGGGTGCGCTTCTACGAGCGCAAGGAGGTCCGTGACGCGTTGGCCTACCTGCGTGCGGTGGTCAACGACGACGACACGGTGAGCCTGCGCCGGGTGTTGAACACCCCCCGCCGGGGCATCGGTGACCGGGCCGAGGCGTGCGTCGAGGCGCTCTCCAGCCGGGACCGGATCTCCTTCGGCGCGGCGCTGCGCCGGGCCCGGGACGCGCCGGGCATCTCCACCCGGGCCGCCAACTCCATCGGCGAGTTCGTCGCGCTGCTCGACGACGCCCGCGAACTGGCCGAGGAGGGCACTCCGGAGGACGTGCTGGAGGCGCTGCTGACCCGGTCGGGCTACCTGACCGAGCTGGAGGAGAGCCTCGACCCGCAGGACGCCGGCCGGGTCGACAACCTCCAGGAGCTGGTCAGCGTCGCCCGGGAGTACACCGAGCGGATCGAGGCGCTGGGCGAGGACGGCGAGCGGGCCACCCTGGCCGGCTTCCTGGAGCAGGTGGCGCTGGTCGCCGACGCCGACCAGATCCCTTCCGACGACCCCGACCACCAGGGCGTGGTCACCCTGATGACCCTGCACACCGCCAAGGGCCTGGAGTTCCCGGTGGTCTTCCTGACCGGCCTGGAGGACGGCGTCTTCCCCCATCTGCGCTCGCTGGGCGACACCCGGGAGCTGGAGGAGGAGCGCCGGCTGGCGTACGTGGGGATCACCCGGGCCCGGCAACGGCTCTACCTGTCGCGGGCGGTCACCCGCTCGGCCTGGGGGCAGCCGTCCTACAACCCGCCGTCGCGTTTCCTGGAGGAGTTACCGCCGGAGCTGGTCCGCTGGGAGCGCACCGAGGGGACGTACACCTCGTGGGCCGGTGGGGGCGGCGGCGTCGGCGGCCGTGCGGACCGCGCGTCGGGCGGTCGCGGGGGCTTCACCGGCGGTACGCCGCGGGCGGCGGAGCTGGCGAAGCGGATCGGGGTGGACGCCAGTCGGCTGGCCACCGCCAGCGAGCTGCCACAGGGGCCGAAGGTGTCGGCCGGCGACCGGGTCAACCACCAGCGTTACGGGTTGGGCCGGGTGCTCGCGGTGGAGGGGCACGGGCCGAGTGCCCGGGCGCAGATCGACTTCGGCGACCAGACCATGTGGCTGGTGCTGCGGCACGCCCCGCTCGACAAGCTCTGA
- a CDS encoding ABC transporter permease, which produces MSDPSTASIVSTPRAEQPGQIGAPADAGLPEGARKEKPRGLLDDAWRDLRRKPLFWISAFFILLFVVMAAVPSLFSSGDAVNGSLTNSLGKPSSTAWFGYDVQGRDVYARVIYGARASILVALLSVAGTLLFGGLMGVVSGYRGGWVDALLSRIADVFFGLPFVLGAIVILTTFNGSGTSNSKWKIMGLVIASLVLLSWPVVMRLMRSSVLSTKEADYIMAARALGAGNGRIILKHLLPNCLAPLLVYGTIMVGSFIGAEATLSFLGVGLKSPVVSWGIMISEAQNYLRVAPYLLFFPAAFLVTAVLSFVMLGEAVREALDPKLR; this is translated from the coding sequence ATGAGTGACCCCTCTACCGCCTCGATCGTCAGCACTCCCCGCGCCGAACAGCCGGGCCAGATCGGTGCTCCCGCCGACGCCGGCCTGCCGGAGGGCGCCCGCAAGGAGAAGCCCCGCGGCCTGCTCGACGACGCCTGGCGCGACCTGCGCCGTAAGCCGCTGTTCTGGATCTCCGCCTTCTTCATCCTGCTGTTCGTCGTGATGGCGGCCGTCCCGTCGCTGTTCAGCTCCGGCGACGCGGTGAACGGCAGCCTCACCAACAGCCTGGGCAAGCCCTCGTCGACCGCCTGGTTCGGCTACGACGTGCAGGGCCGTGACGTCTACGCCCGGGTCATCTACGGTGCCCGCGCCTCCATCCTGGTGGCGTTGCTGTCCGTGGCCGGCACGCTGCTCTTCGGCGGACTGATGGGGGTCGTCTCCGGCTACCGCGGCGGCTGGGTGGACGCGCTGCTCTCGCGGATCGCCGACGTCTTCTTCGGCCTGCCGTTCGTGCTCGGTGCGATCGTCATCCTGACCACGTTCAACGGGTCCGGGACGAGCAACAGCAAGTGGAAGATCATGGGCCTGGTCATCGCCTCGCTGGTGCTGTTGAGCTGGCCGGTCGTGATGCGGCTGATGCGCTCCTCGGTGCTGTCCACCAAGGAGGCCGACTACATCATGGCGGCCCGGGCGCTGGGCGCGGGCAACGGGCGGATCATCCTCAAGCACCTGCTGCCGAACTGTCTGGCGCCGCTGCTGGTGTACGGGACGATCATGGTCGGCTCCTTCATCGGCGCCGAGGCGACGCTCTCCTTCCTGGGTGTCGGCCTGAAGAGCCCGGTCGTGTCCTGGGGCATCATGATCAGTGAGGCGCAGAACTACCTCCGAGTCGCGCCCTACCTGCTCTTCTTCCCCGCCGCGTTCCTCGTCACCGCCGTGCTGAGCTTCGTCATGCTCGGTGAGGCCGTCCGCGAGGCCCTCGACCCGAAGCTCCGATAG
- a CDS encoding bifunctional metallophosphatase/5'-nucleotidase, protein MSQPRSRGRAVLRHLAAPALALAVVASLPITGRATTQPTDAAPGAGLAPVAVSYATATGGEVKGQFLSYNDFHGAIDPPGGSGATVNGTPAGGVEYLATWLKKLRAEAKTEGRVTTTVGAGDLIGASPLVSAAFHDEPTIELMDQVGLDVSSVGNHEFDEGVKELLRINKGGCHPVDGCQDGDGFAGAKFTYLAANTINKKTKLPILPPIDVKFVGGVPVGFVGVTLEGTPGIVNPAGIKDVTFADEVQTANKWGGLLKLFGVKAMVLLVHEGGTQSAPPTTPGVSDCANFSGPIVDIVKGLRPEFGVVVSGHTHRFYSCSLPNSSGRPSVVTSAGNNGQLVTDIDYSLDRRTGRFTGITAKNVIVENGVRNADGSWQQTGGVFAKNPALVDAGTKALADKYRTAVAPIANRVVGKISADIVRDARPNGESPMGDVIADAQLAYTKGDGAQLALMNPGGVRASLSYAASTGGEAPGEVTYGEAFTVQPFNNLVVTQTFTGAQLKNVLEQQFVGFNGQTAQRILQPSAGLTYSYDSTAAAGSRVSALTLNGSPVDPAGSYRVTTNDFLANGGDGFTELAGGAGRTTAPGFDVDALVAYLGNGEPVAPTAADRITRLG, encoded by the coding sequence ATGAGTCAACCGCGCTCGCGCGGTCGGGCCGTGCTGCGTCACCTCGCCGCGCCGGCCCTCGCCCTGGCCGTCGTGGCCAGCCTGCCCATCACCGGCCGCGCCACCACGCAGCCGACCGACGCCGCCCCCGGGGCCGGCCTCGCTCCGGTCGCCGTCTCGTACGCCACCGCGACGGGTGGCGAGGTCAAGGGTCAGTTCCTCAGCTACAACGACTTCCACGGCGCGATCGACCCACCCGGTGGCAGCGGCGCCACCGTCAACGGCACCCCGGCCGGCGGGGTGGAATACCTCGCCACCTGGCTCAAGAAGCTGCGTGCCGAGGCGAAGACCGAGGGTCGGGTCACCACCACCGTCGGCGCCGGCGACCTGATCGGGGCCTCCCCGCTGGTCAGCGCCGCGTTCCACGACGAACCCACAATCGAACTGATGGACCAGGTGGGCCTGGACGTCAGCTCGGTCGGCAACCACGAGTTCGACGAGGGCGTCAAGGAGCTGCTCCGGATCAACAAGGGCGGCTGCCACCCGGTCGACGGCTGCCAGGACGGCGACGGCTTCGCCGGTGCGAAGTTCACCTACCTCGCCGCCAACACCATCAACAAGAAGACCAAGCTGCCGATCCTGCCCCCGATCGACGTGAAGTTCGTCGGCGGCGTGCCGGTCGGTTTCGTCGGGGTCACCCTGGAGGGCACCCCGGGCATCGTCAACCCGGCCGGCATCAAGGACGTCACCTTTGCCGACGAGGTGCAGACCGCCAACAAGTGGGGTGGCCTGCTCAAGCTCTTCGGGGTCAAGGCGATGGTCCTGCTGGTGCACGAGGGCGGCACCCAGTCCGCGCCGCCGACCACCCCGGGCGTCTCCGACTGCGCCAACTTCTCCGGCCCGATCGTGGACATCGTCAAGGGCCTGCGGCCGGAGTTCGGCGTGGTCGTCTCCGGGCACACCCACCGCTTCTACTCCTGCTCGCTGCCGAACTCCTCGGGCAGGCCGAGCGTGGTCACCAGCGCCGGCAACAACGGGCAGCTGGTCACCGACATCGACTACTCGCTGGACCGGCGTACCGGCCGGTTCACCGGCATCACCGCCAAGAACGTGATCGTGGAGAACGGCGTGCGCAACGCCGACGGCAGCTGGCAGCAGACCGGGGGCGTGTTCGCCAAGAACCCGGCCCTGGTGGACGCGGGCACGAAGGCGCTGGCCGACAAGTACCGCACGGCGGTCGCCCCGATCGCCAACCGGGTGGTCGGGAAGATCAGCGCGGACATCGTCCGGGACGCCCGGCCCAACGGGGAGAGCCCGATGGGTGACGTGATCGCCGACGCGCAGCTGGCGTACACGAAGGGTGACGGGGCGCAGCTCGCGCTGATGAACCCCGGCGGCGTCCGGGCCTCCCTGTCGTACGCGGCGTCGACCGGTGGTGAGGCGCCGGGCGAGGTGACCTACGGCGAGGCGTTCACGGTGCAGCCGTTCAACAACCTGGTGGTCACCCAGACGTTCACCGGCGCACAGCTCAAGAACGTGCTGGAGCAGCAGTTCGTCGGTTTCAACGGGCAGACCGCCCAGCGCATCCTCCAGCCGTCCGCCGGGCTGACCTACTCGTACGACAGCACCGCGGCGGCCGGTTCGCGGGTCAGCGCGCTGACCCTGAACGGGAGCCCGGTCGACCCGGCGGGCAGCTACCGGGTCACCACGAACGACTTCCTCGCCAACGGCGGGGACGGGTTCACCGAGCTGGCGGGCGGCGCCGGCCGGACCACGGCACCCGGCTTCGACGTGGACGCCCTGGTGGCGTACCTGGGCAACGGGGAGCCGGTGGCCCCCACCGCGGCGGACCGCATCACCCGCCTCGGCTGA
- a CDS encoding aromatic-ring hydroxylase C-terminal domain-containing protein, translated as MHGWAAPPAGALLVRADGYVAWALGPDGDHHLLAALETWFGDPQCHHPPSAAALLPPDESVGRD; from the coding sequence GTGCACGGCTGGGCGGCGCCACCCGCCGGCGCCCTGCTCGTCCGAGCGGACGGCTATGTCGCGTGGGCGCTCGGCCCGGACGGTGACCACCATCTCCTGGCCGCGTTGGAAACCTGGTTCGGCGACCCGCAGTGCCACCATCCGCCGAGCGCAGCGGCACTCCTGCCGCCCGACGAGAGCGTCGGTCGGGACTGA
- a CDS encoding FAD-dependent monooxygenase, protein MHELRQGDDAVTVRVQGTDGGYDMRAGYLVGCDGARSEVRRRIGVPFSGSTDPRVVSRAAHVTLPGSSVDAATAEIVLPDGDRIGLYAWHRTERGTHVVVPHGPGVSMVSVIEWDGPPIAAESPVSIGEVRASLHRVLGRDLPLAAPTTAGPHLLRRRYAANARVADSYRRGRVFLAGDAAHVLPRSVRPVSPRAPGRGQPRLETRRAGARLGGATRRRPARPSGRLCRVGARPGR, encoded by the coding sequence CTGCACGAACTGCGGCAGGGTGACGATGCCGTGACCGTGCGGGTGCAGGGCACCGACGGCGGTTACGACATGCGCGCGGGATATCTCGTCGGATGCGACGGCGCCCGCAGCGAGGTGCGCCGGAGGATCGGGGTTCCGTTCTCCGGTTCCACCGATCCGCGCGTCGTCTCGCGTGCCGCACACGTCACCCTGCCGGGATCGTCGGTCGACGCCGCCACCGCCGAGATCGTGCTGCCCGACGGGGACCGTATCGGTCTGTACGCCTGGCACCGCACCGAACGCGGCACCCACGTCGTGGTGCCGCACGGCCCCGGCGTGTCGATGGTGTCGGTGATCGAGTGGGACGGGCCCCCGATCGCCGCCGAGAGCCCGGTCAGCATCGGGGAGGTGCGCGCCAGCCTGCACCGGGTCCTCGGCCGGGACCTACCGCTTGCCGCGCCGACCACCGCCGGGCCGCACCTGCTGCGCCGCAGGTACGCCGCGAACGCCCGGGTCGCGGACTCGTACCGGCGCGGTCGGGTGTTCCTCGCCGGAGACGCCGCCCACGTGCTCCCGCGGTCGGTGCGCCCGGTCTCACCTCGGGCTCCAGGACGCGGCCAACCTCGGCTGGAAACTCGCCGCGCAGGTGCACGGCTGGGCGGCGCCACCCGCCGGCGCCCTGCTCGTCCGAGCGGACGGCTATGTCGCGTGGGCGCTCGGCCCGGACGGTGA
- a CDS encoding chorismate mutase gives MMTDVVESSGGPARHDDRAGTEPAGTEPAGAVAARTGTGDTAAAERIVAIRERIDEIDRTLIALWQERAALSQEVGVTRMASGGTRLVLSREREILERFRSELGADGTQLALLLLRAGRGPL, from the coding sequence ATGATGACTGACGTGGTGGAGTCCAGCGGTGGCCCCGCGCGGCACGACGACCGGGCCGGAACCGAACCGGCCGGAACCGAACCGGCCGGAGCGGTTGCTGCCCGCACCGGCACCGGTGACACGGCGGCGGCCGAGCGGATCGTGGCGATCAGGGAACGGATCGACGAGATCGACCGTACGCTCATCGCGCTCTGGCAGGAACGCGCGGCGCTCTCCCAGGAGGTCGGGGTGACCCGGATGGCCTCCGGGGGCACCCGGCTGGTGCTCTCCCGGGAACGGGAGATCCTGGAACGCTTCCGCAGCGAGCTGGGGGCCGACGGCACCCAGCTCGCGCTGCTGCTGCTGCGGGCCGGGCGCGGACCGCTGTAG
- a CDS encoding ABC transporter ATP-binding protein, with the protein MTEHIIEVRDLVKHYPVTRGIVLKKTIGQVKAVDGVSFELKAGETLGVVGESGCGKSTLSRVLMNLEKPTAGTVLYKGQDISKLSGGALRRLRRQIQLVMQDPYTSLNPRMTVGDLIGEPFEIHPEVAPKGSRRDKVRELLDLVGLNPEHIHRYPHQFSGGQRQRIGIARALALRPEVIVCDEPVSALDVSIQAQVMNLLEKLQNELGLSYVFIAHDLSVVRHLSDRVAVMYLGKIVEIGTEDEIYERPTHPYTQALLSAVPVPDPTLRDNKAIIRLTGDVPSPISPPSGCRFRTRCWKAQDVCAEQPPLLEIRPGSDHPSACHFAEKREIVATHEA; encoded by the coding sequence GTGACTGAGCACATCATCGAAGTCCGTGACCTGGTCAAGCACTACCCGGTCACCCGGGGCATCGTGCTCAAGAAGACGATCGGTCAGGTCAAGGCCGTCGACGGCGTCTCGTTCGAGCTGAAGGCCGGCGAGACGCTGGGGGTCGTCGGGGAGTCGGGCTGTGGCAAGTCGACGCTGAGCCGGGTCCTGATGAACCTGGAGAAGCCGACCGCCGGCACGGTGCTCTACAAGGGCCAGGACATCTCCAAGCTCTCCGGTGGCGCGCTGCGGCGGCTTCGCCGGCAGATCCAGCTGGTGATGCAGGACCCGTACACCTCGCTCAACCCCCGGATGACAGTCGGTGACCTGATCGGTGAGCCGTTCGAGATCCACCCGGAGGTCGCCCCGAAGGGCAGCCGCCGGGACAAGGTCAGGGAACTGCTCGACCTGGTGGGCCTCAACCCGGAGCACATCCACAGGTACCCGCACCAGTTCTCCGGTGGCCAGCGGCAGCGCATCGGCATCGCCCGCGCGCTCGCCCTGCGCCCCGAGGTGATCGTCTGCGACGAGCCGGTCTCCGCCCTGGACGTCTCGATCCAGGCCCAGGTGATGAACCTGCTGGAGAAGCTCCAGAACGAGCTGGGCCTGTCGTACGTCTTCATCGCCCACGATCTGTCCGTGGTGCGGCACCTCTCCGACCGGGTCGCGGTGATGTACCTCGGCAAGATCGTGGAGATCGGCACCGAGGACGAGATCTACGAGCGGCCGACCCACCCGTACACCCAGGCGCTGCTGTCGGCGGTGCCGGTGCCGGACCCGACGCTGCGGGACAACAAGGCGATCATCCGGCTCACCGGTGACGTGCCCTCCCCGATCAGCCCGCCGTCGGGCTGCCGGTTCCGCACCCGGTGCTGGAAGGCGCAGGACGTCTGCGCCGAGCAGCCGCCGCTGCTGGAGATCCGTCCCGGCTCGGACCACCCGAGCGCCTGCCACTTCGCCGAGAAGCGCGAGATCGTCGCCACCCACGAGGCGTGA